The DNA region TATGCTTTTGCAAATTTTAGAAGATGGTAGACTTACTGATAGTCAAGGTAGAACAGTATTTTTTGATAATACTGTAATAGTTATGACTTCTAATGTTGGTACTAGTTTAAAATCTGCTTCTATAGGTTTTGAAAATGATGGATACAATGTTTTAGAAACAAAAATAAAAGAGATGTTGAAAAATACATTTAGACCTGAATTTCTTAACAGAGTTGATGAAAGTATAGTGTTTACTCACCTTAATAAAAAAGAGTTAAAACAAATAATTGATTTAATGTTAAAGGAAGTTAAACAAGAAGCCCTTGAAAAAGAAATAGATATAGAAGTTACAGACAAGTTAAAAGAGTTTATTTTAGAAAAAGGCTATGACAAAAAGTATGGAGCAAGACCTTTGAGGAGAACAATACAAAGATATATTGAAGATGAATTGGCAGAAGAATTTCTTAAAGGTAATATAAAAGAAGGTTCTAAATTAACAATAGATTTAGATAAGGATAAGACTGTTTTAAAAATAAAATAATAATAGAACTGGATTGCTTATAAATATATGTTGAGTTAGTATCTTAAGGGTGTTTCAAAATGGGCGAAAATAGACAATTAGGAATTTGCCATTTTGAAGTACCCTCTTTTACTATATTTGTAATAATGATAAAATAGATTATAGTAAATAATGATGAAAGGGGAGAATAGCCTGAAAAAAGTATTGAAAAAAATGATAATATTTGGGATAACAGTATGTATTTCTATGATGTTAATTATTGGATTAATTAATTATAGAGTAATATCTTTAGCAAAAAATTATACACATGAAATTGATAATATACCTAAAGCAGATGTTGCTTTAGTCTTAGGTGCATTAGTACATAAGAATGGACGAGTTTCAGACATTCTAGCTGATAGACTTGATGTAGGGATTGAATTATATAAAGAAGGAAAAGTAAAAAAAGTATTACTAAGTGGTGATCATGGAAGAAAAAACTATGATGAAGTCAATGCAATGAAGAAATATGTACTAGAAGCTGGGATTGATGAGAAAGATGTTTTTATGGATCATGCTGGTTTTAGTACTTATGAAAGTATTTATAGGGCTAGAGATGTTTTTGAAGTAAAAAGTATGATTGTTGTAACGCAAGAATACCATTTACCAAGAGCTGTTTATATAGGGAGACAACTTGGAATAGAAGCTTATGGCGTACCTTCTGATAAACATTTTTATCCTAAATTGATGATGTATAAAATAAGAGAGTCTATAGCTAGATGTAAAGACTTTGTTTATGTAAATATATTAAAGAAAAAGCCAACATTTTTAGGAGAAAAAATAAACATCTTAGGTGATGGAAGAAGAACAAACGATTAGGATGAAAGAGTGGAGATAAATTATGGTATTGACAGATAGATTAAACAGAGATTTTTATAAAACTATGATTTCAATAGCTATACCTATTGCATTTCAAAATCTAATATTTTCATCATTAAATATGGTTGATACAGTTATGATAGGTAAGCTAGGTAAGACTAATATAGCAGCAGTTGCATTAGCAAATCAAATATTTTTCATTTATTCATTAATTTTATTTGGTATCAATAGTGGATCATCAATTTTTACTGCACAATTTTGGGGTAAGAAAGATGTGAAAAATATTAGGAAGATTTTAGGGTTGTCTTTGATTTTAGGAGTTGGGGCTAGTTTATTATTTTTTATTGCAGGTATTTCAATTCCTAATTTTTTAATAAGACTTTTTACTGAAGATAAAGAAGTTATAAACTTGGGTGTAAGTTATTTAGTTATTATAGTATTTAGTTATCCAATAACTGCTATAACATTTTCCTATGGAGCTGCTTCTAGAAGTATAGGGCAAACAAAACTTCCTATGGTTGCTAGTTGTATATCTTTAGGGTGCAATACTCTATTTAATTATTTATTGATATTTGGGAAATTTGGATTTCCTGAATTAGGAATTAGAGGAGCAGCATATGCAACATTAACAGCAAGGATTATAGAAGTTTTTATAATTCTTGGTTCAATATACTATAAAAAAGGAGTATTATCCGCAAAGTTAAAGGAAATGCTTGATTTATCAAAGGATTTTATTATTAAATACTTTAATACAACTACCAGTGTAATTTTAAATGAATTATTTTGGTCAGTTGGTATGAGTATGTATTGTGCAGCTTATGGAAGGATTAGCACAGATGCAGTAGCTGCAGTACAAATTTCCAATATTGTTAGGAATTTGTTTGTTGTTTTAAGTATAGGTGTAGCGAATGCCTGTGCTATTATGATAGGAAATAAGATTGGAGCAAATAAATATAAAGAGGCTGATATATATTCGAAAAAATTCACTTATATTTCGTTATTATTAGGATTAACATTAGGATTGTTATTAGTGTTGGGTTCAAAATATGTGATTATTTTCTTTGATGTTTCAGCAGATGTTAAGTTAGCGGCTGTTAAAATTTTAATAGTATACGCAATTTTCTTACCTGCAACTAATTATACATCTGTATTGATAGTAGGTATATTAAGAAGTGGAGGAGATACAAAGTTTTCTTTTTTATTAGAGACTTTGTGCGTATGGTTGATAGGAGTACCATTAGCTTTTATAGGAGCATTATTATTTGATTTACCTGTTTACTTAGTTGTAGCGCTTGTTAATATAGAAGAAATTGTGAAAATGATTGTTGGTTTGTATAGAGTGAAATCTAATAAGTGGATAAAAAATATTGTTGATGAAATATAAGTAGTCATTTGCAAAAATTTATATTAGCTCATAAGTTTTTGGTGAGGGAAACCATCTAACAATCTTTGACGGTTCCGACAAGAGCTCGTTTCTTTTGATTTAAGTGAGCGATGAAGAAACGAACTCTTGAAGTCACACTTTCAAAGAAACATTAGATGGTTCCCTAGTGAATATGCTGGTAGTTTTTGCAACTAACTAGATGAAATATAAGTAATAGGAGGACATGATATGAGGGAAAATTCTAAGGTAATGATTGTTGATGATGATAAAAACATTACAGAATTAATTGCTTTGTATTTAAATAAAGAGGGTTATAAAACAAGACAATATAACAATAGCATTGAAGCGTTAAATGATTTTGATAATTACTTACCTGATATGATTATATTAGATGTTATGATGCCCGGGATTGACGGATATGAATTTTGTACTCAATTACGAAAAAAAAGCTCCATTCCTATAATCATGTTGACAGCAAAGGGTGAAACGCTTGATAAAGTGGTAGGGTTAAGATTAGGAGCTGATGATTATATAGTTAAGCCCTTTGAACCACAAGAATTGATAGCACGTATTAAGGCTGTTTTTAGAAGGTATGTACAAAAAAATGATGATCAAGCCTTAGTATTTCCAGACCTAGTGATTAATTTAAAGGATTATTCAGTTATATATAAAAAAAAGAAGTTAGAACTGCCACATAAAGAATTTGAGTTGTTGTATTTTATAGCATCAAATAATAATAGAGTTTTTACAAGAGATCAAATATTAGACAAAGTATGGGGATATGACTTTGTAGGCAGTACAAGGACTGTTGATGTACACATAAAAAGGTTAAGAGAAAAGTTAAAGGATAATGAAAATTGGAAAATAAAAACTGTGTGGAGCGTAGGTTATAAGTTCGAGGTAAACTAAAGAGGTGATAATTATTGAAGTTGAAATCTTTATTTGGCAAAATGCTTGTAATTTATGTGTCAATAATTTTGGTAAGCTTTATTGTATTAGGCTTTATTGTGTCAAATACTTTGGAAAATTATTTTTTGAACCAGAAAGAAAAAAAGCTAATTGAACAATGCACAAAAGTACAACAACAGGTTACACTAATACATGAATTAGGTGTGCCTAACTTTGAAAAATTAAGATTTGAGATAGATGCACTCGAAAGATATCTTAATGCACATATATGGATGATTGATAGAAGTGGAAATCTCTATGTAAGTTCAAATTTAGAAAATAAGATGGGGTTAAATGAACTGTTAGTAAAGGAAGAGGTTAAAAAAGTTTTTGATGGTTATATTATAAAAAGACAGGGGGAGTTTAACAAACAGTTCAATGAATCAGTTTTAACAATAGGTTATCCAATAATTTACAACAATAAAGTTATGATGGCTTTATTTATGCACGCTCCCATGCCTGAAGTCAACAAAACAATATCAGACATAAATACAATAACATTAGTAGTATTGGGGTTTGCCTTGATAATAGGCCTTGGAGCAGTTTTCATATTATCAAGAAATCTAAAAAATAAAATACATAGCTTAAGTGATGCATCTAAAGTTTTAGCTAAAGGCGATTTTGGTAAAACTATTGATATAGATGGAGATGATGAGCTAAACCAATTAGCTAAGAACTTTAATTATATGTCCAAAGAATTAAGCAAAGTTGATAAGATGCGAAAAGATTTTATTTCAAATTTATCACATGATTTAAGATCTCCATTGACTTCAATCAAAGGATATGCACAAGCTTTATTAGACGGTACTATAGATAAAAATGATCAAACTAAATATTTAAATATAATATTAGAAGAAAGTGAACGTTTATCTAAAATGACTAATGATATTTTAGATTTATCAAAAATGGAAAGTGGCAATGGAGAGTTATCTTTTAGTAATTTCAGTATAAACGAAATGATTGTTAATGAAATAGAAAAATTTGACGTTAATTTAGAAGAAAAAAGTGTTGATGTTAAGATAGATTTATGCAGTACAAGAGATATAGTCTATGCAGATAAAGATAAGATAAATAGAGTTGTGTATAATCTTATAGATAATGCTGTTAAATTTGTTAATGATGATGGATTTATAAAAATTAGAACATGTGATAACAGTGAAAAAATAATTGTACAAATAAGTAATAGCGGTAATGTTATTCCTCAAAAAGATTTAGAATATATATGGGAGCGGTTTGTAAAATTAGATAAATCCAGAGGAAAAAATAAAAAAGGTTCAGGATTAGGGTTAGCAATTATTAAAAGCATTATAGAACGTCATAATGAAGAAATACAGGTTAGTAGCAATGAGACAGAAGGAACAATGTTTACATTTAGTTTAAAAAAATCCATAGAAATTAGTAGGTTAGATTAGTTTTGGTGTTATAATTTTTTATGTTCCGTTGTTATAATTAATAATTTGTTCATATTTTATTAATAAATATATATTAAAATATAATTAACAAAATATTTATAAAAGTTTTGAGGTGAGAAAACATGGATGTTAATAAAAATGAAACTAGTAAACAATTAGAAAATAACATTAATTCTGAAGAGCCTATTGTAGATGCAAATATAGTAGAAGAAACACAAGTACAAAATGAATGCAATGAAGAAGAACTAACAGAAGATATTAAAGAAGACATAATAACTAATGAAGAAATAAAAGAAGAAATAAAAGTTAATGTAGTAAAATCAAAAAAGAAGAAAAAAAGAAATCTTAAAGCGGTTATAGCCTTAGGATTACTATTTGCCATGGTGGGTGGACTTTTTATAGGAGTAGGCTACAATGTTTCTGAGTATTTTTTACTAAGTAAAATTGATGGAACATACGAAGTTGGTAAGAGGTTAGATGAAAAAGGAAGTAGTGCAAAAACAACTATAATTAATACAAGTAGTGTTAGTGAGTCAACAAGTCAAATTGCAGAGCATGTAGGACCATCTGTTGTAGCTATAACAAGTAAAGTTAAGGTGTTGGATTGGTTTCAACAGTTAAGAATCCAAGAAGGTGCAGGATCGGGTATAATTTTTGATATTAATAGTAAAGGTATTTATATTGTTACCAATAATCATGTTATAGATAATGCACAAGAAGTAACTGTTTTATTATCAGATAAAGTTAAAGCCCCTGCAGAAGTTATAGGAAGTGATGCAGATGCAGACTTAGCAGTTCTTAAAATTGATAAAAAAGATGTACCAATAGATGTAATAGATAAATTGGCCATAGCAAATTTTGGCGATTCAGATAAGCTAAAACCCGGAGAGATAGCTATAGCCATTGGAAATCCACTAGGATATAACAATACAGTTACACAAGGTGTTGTAAGTGCGTTAAATAGAGATTTAGGTATGAGTGATAGTGAATTAAGATTAATACAAACTGATGCAGCTATAAATCCAGGAAACAGCGGTGGTGCATTGGTTAATTCAAAAGGAGAAGTTATAGGAATTAACACTATTAAAATTGCAGATACAAAGGTAGAAGGTATTGGATTTGCCATTCCAATAAATTACGCTAAACCTATAATAAAAGATTTAGTTGAAATTGGAGTAGTTCCTAGACCATTCCTAGGGATAGCAGGAAGAGATATAGATGAAAATTTAGCACAAATGTATGAATTGCCTATAGGAGTTTTTGTTCAAGAAGTATATAAAGGTTCACCAGCGGATAAAGCGGGTTTAAAAGTTAATGATATAATAATAAGTATAGATGACAACAAAGTATTCAGTATGGAGCAACTAATAGAGCTAATTAAGAAACATGATATTGGAGATACTGTTAAGTTAAAAATAATAAGAGATGCCAAAGAAAAAATTGAAATTACCACAAAATTGGAAGATAAAAACAAGGTTATCTCCAATTAATAAAAATTTAAAACAAGCCACTAGGTGATACACAATGTATGTCTAGATTGGCTTGTTTTTTTATATAAGTAGGAAACAGCAGGATAAATCAAAATTGCTAAGATATCTTAGGGTAAACCTTTGAGGAAAGTATGGCTCAATGGTTTTGTTTTTTCTTTTCTATCTAGCTATAGAATTATACTTATTAATAAAAAGAACTTAAAAATACTAATATTGTCTTTAGTAAAAGTAAATGATACAATATACTAATACATAATTATAATTATCCCTGATTATTCATATAATTTTCAATAATATGCTGTATAGTTAAGCAGAGAACCTAAATTTTAATTTAGAGTGAATCGCTTACTCAGAGGAAAAATGAGTCTGAGTATCATATTAAAATAATTTAGTGATAACAAATATGTGTATATTATT from Abyssisolibacter fermentans includes:
- a CDS encoding SanA/YdcF family protein; translation: MIIFGITVCISMMLIIGLINYRVISLAKNYTHEIDNIPKADVALVLGALVHKNGRVSDILADRLDVGIELYKEGKVKKVLLSGDHGRKNYDEVNAMKKYVLEAGIDEKDVFMDHAGFSTYESIYRARDVFEVKSMIVVTQEYHLPRAVYIGRQLGIEAYGVPSDKHFYPKLMMYKIRESIARCKDFVYVNILKKKPTFLGEKINILGDGRRTND
- a CDS encoding MATE family efflux transporter; translation: MVLTDRLNRDFYKTMISIAIPIAFQNLIFSSLNMVDTVMIGKLGKTNIAAVALANQIFFIYSLILFGINSGSSIFTAQFWGKKDVKNIRKILGLSLILGVGASLLFFIAGISIPNFLIRLFTEDKEVINLGVSYLVIIVFSYPITAITFSYGAASRSIGQTKLPMVASCISLGCNTLFNYLLIFGKFGFPELGIRGAAYATLTARIIEVFIILGSIYYKKGVLSAKLKEMLDLSKDFIIKYFNTTTSVILNELFWSVGMSMYCAAYGRISTDAVAAVQISNIVRNLFVVLSIGVANACAIMIGNKIGANKYKEADIYSKKFTYISLLLGLTLGLLLVLGSKYVIIFFDVSADVKLAAVKILIVYAIFLPATNYTSVLIVGILRSGGDTKFSFLLETLCVWLIGVPLAFIGALLFDLPVYLVVALVNIEEIVKMIVGLYRVKSNKWIKNIVDEI
- a CDS encoding response regulator transcription factor, with the protein product MRENSKVMIVDDDKNITELIALYLNKEGYKTRQYNNSIEALNDFDNYLPDMIILDVMMPGIDGYEFCTQLRKKSSIPIIMLTAKGETLDKVVGLRLGADDYIVKPFEPQELIARIKAVFRRYVQKNDDQALVFPDLVINLKDYSVIYKKKKLELPHKEFELLYFIASNNNRVFTRDQILDKVWGYDFVGSTRTVDVHIKRLREKLKDNENWKIKTVWSVGYKFEVN
- a CDS encoding HAMP domain-containing sensor histidine kinase translates to MKLKSLFGKMLVIYVSIILVSFIVLGFIVSNTLENYFLNQKEKKLIEQCTKVQQQVTLIHELGVPNFEKLRFEIDALERYLNAHIWMIDRSGNLYVSSNLENKMGLNELLVKEEVKKVFDGYIIKRQGEFNKQFNESVLTIGYPIIYNNKVMMALFMHAPMPEVNKTISDINTITLVVLGFALIIGLGAVFILSRNLKNKIHSLSDASKVLAKGDFGKTIDIDGDDELNQLAKNFNYMSKELSKVDKMRKDFISNLSHDLRSPLTSIKGYAQALLDGTIDKNDQTKYLNIILEESERLSKMTNDILDLSKMESGNGELSFSNFSINEMIVNEIEKFDVNLEEKSVDVKIDLCSTRDIVYADKDKINRVVYNLIDNAVKFVNDDGFIKIRTCDNSEKIIVQISNSGNVIPQKDLEYIWERFVKLDKSRGKNKKGSGLGLAIIKSIIERHNEEIQVSSNETEGTMFTFSLKKSIEISRLD
- a CDS encoding S1C family serine protease, translated to MDVNKNETSKQLENNINSEEPIVDANIVEETQVQNECNEEELTEDIKEDIITNEEIKEEIKVNVVKSKKKKKRNLKAVIALGLLFAMVGGLFIGVGYNVSEYFLLSKIDGTYEVGKRLDEKGSSAKTTIINTSSVSESTSQIAEHVGPSVVAITSKVKVLDWFQQLRIQEGAGSGIIFDINSKGIYIVTNNHVIDNAQEVTVLLSDKVKAPAEVIGSDADADLAVLKIDKKDVPIDVIDKLAIANFGDSDKLKPGEIAIAIGNPLGYNNTVTQGVVSALNRDLGMSDSELRLIQTDAAINPGNSGGALVNSKGEVIGINTIKIADTKVEGIGFAIPINYAKPIIKDLVEIGVVPRPFLGIAGRDIDENLAQMYELPIGVFVQEVYKGSPADKAGLKVNDIIISIDDNKVFSMEQLIELIKKHDIGDTVKLKIIRDAKEKIEITTKLEDKNKVISN